GTGTTAACTCTatcaatcaaacaaaattggTATCTACAATTTGTGGGCCTCAAtcaaactgaaataaaattagtatctGACTGTGCGACAATGTGCAGGTTCAACATTTGTGACAACTAATTTCTGCTTATTAAACTGTTCTTAACTTTCGTCATTTTACTTATGAATGCATAATGCAATTGTCTGAACCTGAAAGTGAAATGAGCcattgcaatttaatttaactcaGTTAAGAGTAAATCTggatttttcaatcttttacGAGTTGGTATTGGAGCATCTGGGATGCTCCAGAACCTTACAGtcaaaattgaagtttaaAAAATCCGCGGTTACGATGGTTTTGAACTTAAGCCTCTTAGGTATTTATATTGCTTATGGGAGTATGTTATCTCTTTATATTTCTGAGTGttacaagaaaacaagagacCGCATTCCTGAAATTGAGATAAGTAGCGGGCGGCGGCATTTTGAGTTCAAATTTGAAACAGTGGCTCACTCTCAACGGCCACTTATTGTAAAATGAAGCTCACTTTTGCTTTTTCCGCTCTGCTTCGAGCTGTCCGTAGTGcccttttcttgttctttcatTTCGTTCTATGTTCtaacaccaccaccaccaccaccaccaccttttTATGTAATTCATTATCTGGAAAAAGGAGCATCattgcacacacacatatatatatatatatatatatttatgtgtggTGGTCCTCAGATTCTATTAATGGCATATCAAATTTTGTGGAAAATCTAGCAATAGGATTTATTGCCTGTTGTATTGGGAACATGACTGTGTTCCATGCTCATCGTCGTGGTGTTAACAAGAATTCttggaaatattatatttccaAACAATTCGAATTATTattggtttttttttcctcaatgAAAATGGATCTCAAATAATTGTTTCTCTGACCAAGGAGTAACacaagggttttttttttaaaaaaatttatttattaaatttatctatttataacACTCAAGCACCCAACATACCTATACATTTAAGATTCGAATGTGAGAcattctacaaaaaaaaatttgagtctTGTTTTCTATGGGGTTTAAGATTCGAATGTGAGAcattctacaaaaaaaaatttaagactTGTTTTCTATGGGGATTAGGAGTAATGCGAGTTAAAGATATGGTAGGATATTGAATGGCTCAATTCAATCAATCAGGTCTTGGCTTATGTGTTAAAGTTGAggtctttataaatataaactcatGAGTTCGAGTTCAAGTTATACTATTTGTCCAcatgagtttattataatttataatttgattgttatagaaaaatatgttaaaaaaagtgattaattTTGAGAGATTGATGTAAAAATGACTTGGTTATGAGTTTAGTGTCATAAATACCCCTTTACCTCCATTAGAGAGAGGGAGTTGAAAAATCGAAGAAATTGAACATTTTAAGATGTTTGATCGCTTCtcaaagaatattaattattatatgtgaTGTTGCTTTCTTGCACCATCACTTCCTTACATATATTCTTCTAAGACTTGTTGATAGTGAATTCTGTGATTGTTTCTTTTGACAAAGAGGAAGGTGTACTTgtaatgataatgatatttttcaccTGCCCGCAAATAAGGGCAATTATGCTGGCCACTACTGTCTTAGTAcactactctctctctcttaagACATAATTTCACGCTCTGATTCTTGTCTCCACCGTGAAAGGTGGGCTGTAATTATTTCATGTCAGGGTGTGAAGTTTCTCATGAACAACATTAATCAGATGTCTCAAAGCCTCCATAAATGTCTGAATTAATCAATTCTTAGCAATTTCAGTGAAGACTATTAAACAACTGCATTTAAAGTTGCCAACCCTGTTTTGGCTCAATTTGCCacatattaatttgaattaattacatttacactctatcatttattatatatttacacaaatattcatggttttttgcataaattataaaatcactcgtgaaagtaaaaaaactaagaataattgtataatGTAGGTGACGTTTTTTGgggtgtatatgtaatttctcaagaaaaaaaagtgattcatgtaaataataataacatttatgAGAAATGgacttgtaatttttcgaaaGAAAGTAGTGAATGATATAGATAGCTTATAGATATTCTTGATAATTATTCAAACGTTGATGTAAATTAGGATTTGCTAGCATAAACTCTTTCACTCAgactctctctttctctctctcacagacacacacacaactcAGTATTACATTCTTAAAGCTCCCAAGAACATGTACTCTCCTACAGCTAGGCAAAAGAAACTCCAACTTTCTAAGAGAAAATGTGAACGTTGTAGTAATACAACGAGTCAATGAGCAAAGTGTGCATAAAGCAAACGAAAGCAGCAAAAAGATATGAACGATGATGTCCATCTCTCAACTCCCACAAAAACCTTTGCTTGAATCCAACTCCACTCAAACAATAACCACTCACATTCCTATCTTCACTCTCTCCAAGAACCCACAAATCTAACAACCCATCATCACAAACAATCCCCTCCATATACATATAcccaaaaaacaagaattgcaaaaaaagaaaatgacagTTATACTGCCTTCATCTTCAAGCTGCAATAACTATGGAACACCTACAAGCAATGATGGGTTGCCCCAACAAACTTTTCTCAATAATGAGCCCCTCATTGACAGTAATATTCCTGTAGCTTTGTACACCAGAAATTGTACAAGTATACAAGAAGTAGGGTTTGGAGATGTGGGAGCAGAAGGAGGGGAGGAGGTGTCTGTTTTGGCTGTTTTGGTGACTGTTTTGAGGAAATCTTTGGTGGGTTGTCGGAGTACAAGTGGTGAGAATTGTGGGTTTGAAGAAAAGCTAATGGAGATTGGGTTGCCTACTGATGTGAGGCATGTTGCTCATGTCACCTTTGATAGGTTTGATGGGTTTCTTGGACTCCCTGTTGAGTTTGAACCTGAAGTTCCCAGGAGGCCTCCTAGTGCTAGgtatttttcttggaaaaaatTTTGGATGAGGGTTGTCTGTAAATGGATATTCTGTAATAAATTTCATGTCTTTCTTGTTGTGGGATTTGATAAATTCCATGTTTTTGCCTCTTTGTTTTGTATGTTTTGGAGTGGACTGATATGGTAATACTAATAGCCATTCTTGAAGTTAATGTTATTGCATACAAATTGCTCTGTTTTTTCTATGTATTTTGGCATGCTGATTACTATCTTTTACCTTAACTTCTTAGTTCATGTTCTTACAGTATCCGgcaaattatatgtatgtcCTAACTTCATTCCATCCTATTGACTTCAAGATTTCATTTGTGTAGTACAAGAGTTTTTGGAGTTTCAACAGATTCCATGCAGCTTTCCTTTGATCCCAGAGGTAATTGTGTTCCAACTATCCTACTCATGATGCAAAAGCGCTTGTATTCCCAAGGTGGGCTGCAGGTAACTTGAGTTTgcattctttcttcttcagttTTTGTCCATTTATTGGCATACATTAAGAAGATATTTAAAgtgttcttttgatttttgttcttCCAATTTGCAGTCTGAAGGAATCTTCAGAATTAATCCAGAGAATGGGCAGGAGGAGTATGTCCGGGAACAGCTAAACAATGGAGTGATTCCAGACAACATTGATGTTCATTGTTTAGCAGGCCTAATTAAGGTACTCCTCTGCAACCTGACCTTTTATTTAGAGCTAAAGTGTCGTTTTCGATCTTTCACAATGAAGTGAATCATCTTTCTCCAACTTCATTGTTGTTCTGATTTGTATGTGTATCGGTACTGGATTAATCTAAAGTAGCGCCGGTTGTTTGCAGGCTTGGTTTAGAGAACTGCCCAACGGGGTGTTGGATTCTCTCCCGCCAGAGCAGGTGATGGAGGCGCAATCAGAAGACGAATGCGCTCAGCTCATGGGGCTCCTTCCGCCAACGGAAGCTGCACTGTTGAATTGGGCGGTTAATCTCATGGCAGATGTTGCTCAGTTGGAACATTTGAACAAAATGAATGCACGTAACATCGCCATGGTTTTTGCACCAAATATGACTCAGGTGAGCATGCATACAGCATTTATTAGGGTTAGTCACAATGGCCTCTTCCGAGAGTTAACAATTGCTTACTGCAGATGTCGGATCCTCTGACAGCGCTGATGTATGCCGTCCAAGTAATGAACTTCCTCAAGACTCTCATAGTCAAAACcttgagagaaagagaggatTGTTTAGTAGAGGCCGGTCCAACACTGCTGCAATCAGAGCCTTCAGATGAGGACGGTGCTCATAGCATTTCTAAACCGATAAGCCTTGAGGCTGATGAAGCATATGAGGACAAAGAAGCTACCATAGCCAATGAGCCACTGTTGAACCAGACCGGCGTTTCTACTCCACAGGCCGAATCAAGAACTGTAAACGAACCTCATCGTTTTCTAAGTTCAATCGAAAACATCCTACCTGCTGATGTTCCAAATTCTCTTGGCACAACAAAGGACAGAGTTGATGGTGGAAACACAGCTAACAGTGTTGGGAGAACTCAACCAAGACTCCTGAGGGCCAAAACCAGCCAGACTAGTAATGCAAACGATGCCAAGAATGGATCAAGAAAACGTGCTCCAAGTCCTGTTGTTCGTGTTAGCAAGAGTGCAGAGAAAACAAAGGAACCGAACGTTATTAGCCGTGAAAATTCATATGCAGAGCGGGTGGAGGTCTGGAGATGAGATTCATGGAACCATTCATTTGGCTTAGGACAGGAgatcttttttctctttttcaccCTTTCTAACTAAACTGTGTGACCATTTGCATGTAAGTTTTATTTCGATATTGCGCatgattttgaattcttgGATTGGAGTTTGATCACAAAGTTGTTAGCCCACTCCCACGCTGGGCCTCTTTCACTAGTTTCAGCTGACAGCTTTCATGCTAC
This Sesamum indicum cultivar Zhongzhi No. 13 linkage group LG5, S_indicum_v1.0, whole genome shotgun sequence DNA region includes the following protein-coding sequences:
- the LOC105161752 gene encoding rho GTPase-activating protein 5; the encoded protein is MTVILPSSSSCNNYGTPTSNDGLPQQTFLNNEPLIDSNIPVALYTRNCTSIQEVGFGDVGAEGGEEVSVLAVLVTVLRKSLVGCRSTSGENCGFEEKLMEIGLPTDVRHVAHVTFDRFDGFLGLPVEFEPEVPRRPPSASTRVFGVSTDSMQLSFDPRGNCVPTILLMMQKRLYSQGGLQSEGIFRINPENGQEEYVREQLNNGVIPDNIDVHCLAGLIKAWFRELPNGVLDSLPPEQVMEAQSEDECAQLMGLLPPTEAALLNWAVNLMADVAQLEHLNKMNARNIAMVFAPNMTQMSDPLTALMYAVQVMNFLKTLIVKTLREREDCLVEAGPTLLQSEPSDEDGAHSISKPISLEADEAYEDKEATIANEPLLNQTGVSTPQAESRTVNEPHRFLSSIENILPADVPNSLGTTKDRVDGGNTANSVGRTQPRLLRAKTSQTSNANDAKNGSRKRAPSPVVRVSKSAEKTKEPNVISRENSYAERVEVWR